In the genome of Bosea sp. BIWAKO-01, the window CTGCTGCCGGATCGCTCGCGCTTGGCGCGATCGCGGGCGCGGCCGGCGCCGTCGCCGGCACGCTTGGCGGGGCCACCGTCCGCGCCGGGCTCGCCAGAGCATTCGGCCGCGACTGGCCCGCCGCACTGATCGAGGACGTGGTGGCGATCCTCGCCGCCTGGCTGATCGTGGGGGCCGCGCGATGAGCAGGACCTTCGACGCCATCGTCATCGGGGCCGGCCAGGCCGGGCCTTCGTTGGCCGGACGGATGACCGATGCCGGCATGTCGGTTGCGATCGTCGAGCGCCACCTCTTTGGCGGCACCTGCGTCAACACCGGCTGCATGCCGACCAAGACGCTCGTCGCCAGTGCCTATGCCGCGCATCTGGCACGGCGAGGTGCCGAATACGGCGTCGTCCTGGACGCGCCGCCCCGGATAGATATGCCGAAGGTCAAGGAGCGAGCCGCCCTCGTCTCCGCCAATTCGCGCCGCAATATCGAGACCTGGCTGCGCGGGATGAAGGGCTGCACCGTCCTCACCGGGCATGCCCGCTTCGAGAGCGCCGACCGGATGCGGGTGGGCGACGATATGATCAGCGCACCCCGCATTTTCCTGAATGTCGGCGGGCGCGCCGTCGTGCCGGACATGCCCGGGATCGGTGACATCTCCTACCTGACCAACACCTCGATCCTTGCTCTCGACACGGTGCCAAAGCATCTCGTCGTCATCGGCGGCAGCTATATCGGCCTCGAATTCGCTCAGATGCACCGCCGCTTCGGTGCAGCCGTCACTGTTGTCGAGAAGGGGCCGCATCTCGTGTCCCGCGAGGACGAGGAGGTTTCGGAGGCGATCCGCGATATCCTTGTTGCCGAAGGGATCGAGATCCGGACAGGCGCGGAGTGCATTCGCTTCGCCCCCCAACCCGAGGGCATCGCGGTCGGCGTGGACTGCACTGCCGGGGCACCCGAGATCATCGGGTCGCATGTCCTGCTTGCCGTCGGGCGCCGCCCGAACACCGACGATCTCGGTCTCGACAAGGCCGGGGTCGCAACGGATGCGCGAGGCTATATCGAAGTCGACGACAGCCTGGCGACCAATGTCCCCGGCATCTGGGCGATCGGCGACTGCAATGGCCGCGGCGCCTTCACGCACACGGCCTATAATGATTTCGAGATCGTCGCCGCCAATCTGCTCGATGGAGAGACGCGCAAGGTCAGCGACCGCATCCCGGCCTATGGGCTCTTCATCGATCCGCCGCTCGGGCGGGTCGGCATGACGCTTGCCCAGGCGCGCGCCAGCGGCCGGCCGCTGCTGGTTGGCCGCCGGCCGATGACGCGCGTCGGCCGCGCCGTCGAGAAAGGTGAGACGCTCGGCTTCATGAGCGTCATCGCCGATGCCGAGACGCGTCGCATCCTCGGCGCCGCGATCCTCGGGACGAGCGGCGACGAGGCGATCCATGGCATCCTCGACATGATGAACGCGGGCGCACCCTATGACAGGCTGCTGCGCGCGGTGCCGATCCATCCGACGGTATCGGAGCTCATCCCGACGATGCTCGGAGAAATGCGCGCCCCGAACTGACCTCAGAAATAGCGCGCCAAGTTCCGGCGGATCCTGTCGACCGGCGGCTCCTGGTCCGCAGGGGCCTCGAAGGCCTGACCCGTAATGGTCTCGAAGGCGCGGATATAGACCTGAGAGGTCTGCGCGATGAGCTCGTCCGGGATTTCGGGGATCGGCTCCTTGTAGGGGTCGCAGCGTGCGGCGACCCAGTTGCGCACGAAATCCTTGTCAAAGCTCTCCGGCCGCTCTCCCGCTGCAAAGCGCGCCGGGTAGCTCTCGGCGAACCAGTAGCGGCTGCTGTCGGGGGTATGGATCTCATCGGCCAGCATGATCCGGCCCTGCCGATCGGTGCCGAACTCGTATTTGGTATCGGCAAGGATGAGCCCGCGCTCGCGCGCGATCTCCTGCCCTCGGGCGAACAGCGCCAGCGCATAGCCGGACACCGTATCCCACTGTTCCTGCGTCAGGAGCTTGCTGCCGACGATCTCGTCCGGGGAAAGCGGCTCGTCATGGCCGCCGTCGAAGGCCTTGCTGGTCGGCGTGAGGACGGCGTGAGGAAGCGCTTCGTTGTCGCGCAGGCCATCCGGGAAGCGGATACCGTAGAGATCCCGCCTGCCCTGCTTGTACATGGTCAGCACGGACGTACTGGTCGTGCCGGCGAGATAGCCGCGCACCACGATCTCGACGGGAAGGATATCGAGTTTCTGCCCGACGACCACATTGGGGTCCGGATATTCCAGCACATGGTTGGGGCAGATATCCGCAGTCTTCTCGAACCAGAACCGGGCCGTCTGGGTCAGCACCTGCCCTTTGAACGGGATGCAGGCGATGGCGCGATCGAAGGCGCTGAGGCGGTCCGTGGCGATCAGAATCCGGCGCCCGTCCGGCAGATCGTAATTCTCGCGGACCTTGCCCCGATAATAGTTCGGCAGCTCCGGGATGACCGCTTCGCGAATGGGCTGGATCTCGGACATGGTGGACATCACTTCATCAAGGCGAGGAATCATGCAGGGAGAGAAACCCCGGCGCTGCGTTCCTTGTAGCCAAGTGGATCGACCCGCACCATTGCGCTCTCGCTGTCGCCCCTGCGCGATGCTAGGGAGCGCCATGACGAAGGGCGAGCGCCGGAGGTGAGCAGCCATGTTTCAGGCACAAGCAATCGCGAGCAGCGACAAGGCCAGGTTCTATCGCGAGCTGACCTCGCAGCTTCAGGGCCTGCTGGCAGGAGAGAGCGACCCGATCGCCAACGCTGCCAATACCTCGGCACTGCTGTTCCAGATGATGCCGGATCTGAACTGGGCCGGATTCTACATCATGCGGGACGGCGAGCTCGTGCTCGGGCCGTTTCAGGGCAAGCCCGCCTGTGTCCGCATTCCCGTCGGGCGCGGCGTCTGCGGAGCGGCGGTCGCCCGCCGGCAATCCATGCTGGTGGAAGACGTCCATGCGTTTCCCGGCCATATCGCCTGCGATGCGGCCTCGCGCTCGGAACTGGTCGTGCCGCTGATCCGCGACGGTGAGGTCATCGGCGTGATCGATCTCGACAGCCCACACCCTTCCCGTTTCGACAGCGCCGACCAGGCCGGAATCGAACAGATCGCCGAGATCTATCTCGCTGCGAGCGCCCGCTAGATCGAGCCCCCTTCGACGGCCTTGCGTGTCGCCGGCCGCGAGATCAACCGATCAGCAGGCAGCAACGGAGGGGCCCTCAGTGGTGTCCGGCACCGGAGGCGCGGCTCCGTGCTGCCCAGGCGCGAGTGGGTCCGGAACCGGCGTTGCCACCCATCTTGCCAGAGCCATGCGGCCGGCGTCGGTCAAGGCGTAGACGCCGCGATCGGCTCGCTCGAACCAGCCATAGACGTTGCGGTGCAGGATCTTCTGTGCGTCCGGGCATGACTGTTTGAGATCGCGCGGCCGCTGCGGGCCTGCCATCATGGCTGCCGCGCAGGCGAGCGCCTGCTGCCGGTAGGCCGTCATGATCGGTGTGCGCGAACCGCCGCCTGCCACAGGGTCTCCCTGACGCCGCTTGTGCTCCTCCACGAGCCTCGAGCGTCGCTTGGCATCCTTGCGCGGCGTCGGCGCGGCCGGGGAAACGAGGATATCGACGCGACCGCACAAAGCGACCCCGAGAAGGCCGAAACCGAGATGCCGGCACAGATTGCGATAGCGGGAATCGCTCTCGCGTCCCTTCCCCCGCGCCGACAACCGGGCTGCAAGCCAGATCTCGTCACCGAGCTTCATCCGGTCCACGCCCTGCAGGATGAGTTCGAGATTGAAGGTCAGCTTCAACTCTCCCACCACGACGACGGCTGGATCATCGCCCTTGAGACCGACAAGGTCGCAGCGCCCGACCTCACCCTTCACGGAATAGCCCAGGCCTTCGAGGAAGTGCTTGACCGGTAGATAGAGGGACGTTTCCACGCGAAATCTCCAGTGCATTCCGATGCCGGACCGTTCCGGCAAGTCCGTAACGCTGACCGC includes:
- a CDS encoding FAD-containing oxidoreductase; the encoded protein is MSRTFDAIVIGAGQAGPSLAGRMTDAGMSVAIVERHLFGGTCVNTGCMPTKTLVASAYAAHLARRGAEYGVVLDAPPRIDMPKVKERAALVSANSRRNIETWLRGMKGCTVLTGHARFESADRMRVGDDMISAPRIFLNVGGRAVVPDMPGIGDISYLTNTSILALDTVPKHLVVIGGSYIGLEFAQMHRRFGAAVTVVEKGPHLVSREDEEVSEAIRDILVAEGIEIRTGAECIRFAPQPEGIAVGVDCTAGAPEIIGSHVLLAVGRRPNTDDLGLDKAGVATDARGYIEVDDSLATNVPGIWAIGDCNGRGAFTHTAYNDFEIVAANLLDGETRKVSDRIPAYGLFIDPPLGRVGMTLAQARASGRPLLVGRRPMTRVGRAVEKGETLGFMSVIADAETRRILGAAILGTSGDEAIHGILDMMNAGAPYDRLLRAVPIHPTVSELIPTMLGEMRAPN
- a CDS encoding DUF2161 domain-containing phosphodiesterase; translation: METSLYLPVKHFLEGLGYSVKGEVGRCDLVGLKGDDPAVVVVGELKLTFNLELILQGVDRMKLGDEIWLAARLSARGKGRESDSRYRNLCRHLGFGLLGVALCGRVDILVSPAAPTPRKDAKRRSRLVEEHKRRQGDPVAGGGSRTPIMTAYRQQALACAAAMMAGPQRPRDLKQSCPDAQKILHRNVYGWFERADRGVYALTDAGRMALARWVATPVPDPLAPGQHGAAPPVPDTTEGPSVAAC
- a CDS encoding GAF domain-containing protein, producing the protein MFQAQAIASSDKARFYRELTSQLQGLLAGESDPIANAANTSALLFQMMPDLNWAGFYIMRDGELVLGPFQGKPACVRIPVGRGVCGAAVARRQSMLVEDVHAFPGHIACDAASRSELVVPLIRDGEVIGVIDLDSPHPSRFDSADQAGIEQIAEIYLAASAR
- a CDS encoding phosphoribosylaminoimidazolesuccinocarboxamide synthase; this encodes MSTMSEIQPIREAVIPELPNYYRGKVRENYDLPDGRRILIATDRLSAFDRAIACIPFKGQVLTQTARFWFEKTADICPNHVLEYPDPNVVVGQKLDILPVEIVVRGYLAGTTSTSVLTMYKQGRRDLYGIRFPDGLRDNEALPHAVLTPTSKAFDGGHDEPLSPDEIVGSKLLTQEQWDTVSGYALALFARGQEIARERGLILADTKYEFGTDRQGRIMLADEIHTPDSSRYWFAESYPARFAAGERPESFDKDFVRNWVAARCDPYKEPIPEIPDELIAQTSQVYIRAFETITGQAFEAPADQEPPVDRIRRNLARYF